In Phaseolus vulgaris cultivar G19833 chromosome 3, P. vulgaris v2.0, whole genome shotgun sequence, the sequence tgcaAAACACAAACAAGTCAAAATTAATGGGACAATTTGCCAAAAAACTTCCATATACAATGACAATGAAAAACACAAATCTTAAATCTATCCATATTGGAGTATTCAGTTTAGGAAGATGATCTACAACCATGGAAGCTACACATTACATAAAATTCAAATCCATTAACTTCGTGAAGAAGCTAAAACCTCTAATTGTCATAAGGATCCCCAATTATAAGTAATATCACACTATCCCATTGTAGGTAGAAAAGAATTTCACTTACATACGgatcaaattatattttctattgattatttatgtatgtaattaaaatacattttttttcataaaactttcatactcaaataataataattatttatcattacacaaacaaatgttattaaaaaaatacaataaaattaaaaaatactaaatcataactcatatattaataaaaataatacataaataaattatatctattaaattaaaataaatttatttactattaagtaaataaaatagtatctacTAATTTTTATCGGTATATAAATCAACAATTACATataaattctgaaatatctgtgaaaagtaaaaaaatttagtGATATAACTTTTCTATTCgtctacaaaattttaattcaagTTTATTAAGAGGGATTAGTTTCATACCACTTTGAACCAACAAATTCTTCTTAAATCTCATTCATAATTTTACACATAttttccttgtttttcttttaaaaaaaatcaatacctTACCACTTCCAAAAGACATGGAGATAGGGCAATATTAGTTTGTTTGGCACAGGTTTACAAATTGACTGAAATCCCTGTAACCATGCACTATGTATGACACTTTGTGGCCACAATCATTGTAAAGATTAATAAATGGATACAGacaaatatcattaaaaaaaatctgtcAATCATCCATGAACTTGACCCAATCCACACAGAAATTACCTGATTCATAGAAAATATAATCATCTAATAAATCACGTAATCACAAGTTCTACTTTTACAAAACTCTTTTCATGTATGTTGACCTACCTCACCAGTCTTCAATTATCCAAGATGTTtttaagatattaaaaaaagttatataactATACTTTTTTACTTGAAAAGAGATTAATATAACTTATTACACAAATAGTATTTGGTGATTAAGATTAATTTCTGAATGTTGTTATAATATTGTGacttttcttatatttatgttCATATTTTTCTATGTAAATACTTATGCATTGAATTTTTAGAACCTTTTGTAATAAAGTAGATGCTACATGATTAGGAATTAAACTTTCATCcgcatatttaaaaaaattactaaactTTATTAATTCACTGCTATgtatcaatttttctttttacaatctcattttttaattaatcatatGATTTAATACAAATAAGATGTTCTATTGTCATAGTCTTACTACTTAGTAAATATATCAGTCTATTGGTGATCGGTTTTATCAAATTTtagttgaaaaatattttttttagacaTAATGGTGAATGAAATGATATCTCATTTCTACATGCTTAACCTTAAATGCTGAATATGATATTTCAAAAGATTGATTGCActactatatatatattggtTTGAACACTAGAGTAATTCTCTAAATGTTACTTTACCTAAAAAAGTTCAGAACAACAtgtactttgttttttttaagaaaaaagatGAAGTTTTGCTTTTTGTTTGACCAAGAGATAAGCACGGTCCAAGAAATGAACATCTCTACTTGTGTTTTTTCTATCAACTCTATCTCAAACATAGTTTATGTCGTAAAATTCTTCTAATTTGAAGCTAACATTTTTCTTGTACACAAACACATATTAATAGACCCCATTAATATCAAAATATCTGTTTGACAATCTTTAAATGAGACTCTTTAGGATCTAACTAAAATCTTACACACAAACATACCATATGCATAATATTAGGTCTGATAAGAATAAGATAAAGTAATAAACCTATCATACCTCTAGTGACCATCTGATCTACCTTCCTACCATTCTCATCCTTCACGTATGTATCAAAGTCTTTATAACCTTTATGTCTAACATGCTGAACTTCTTCAACATCTCCTTTGTATGCGTATTTCGATGAATAATGATGTCCTTTTCTCCTTGCTTGATTTGAAGGTCTGAGAAATAATTGAGCTCACTCATTATGCTCATTTCGAACTCTCCCTGCATTAACTTAGAAAATTATTTGCACAAAGATTCAttatttgcataaaaaaatatatcatcaacataaacttGTACAATAACAAAATTCTTGATTTGTTCTTTTCGAAATAAAGTTGCATAAACTTTTCCTTTTTCAAAACCAGTCAGAAAGAAAATTTCTTAGTTGTTTATACCAAGCTCTAGGAGATTGCTTAAGACCATATAAAATCTTTTTTAAGTTCAAAAACATAATTTGGTTTTGAATCATTTTCAAAACTTAGAGGTTGGTTGACAAAAGCTTCCTCTTGTACAATAATCATCCTTCATTTCCTATGAGGGAACTGGCTTTATGTATTGACCATTTTTATTTGATTGGACTGAGCTTTTGTTCTTCATTAAGGTTAGAGGTCCAACGCCCCACCCCCACCCCCATTTAAAGAATTATGTTAGGGCTGCTGAAAGTAGGTCTCACACCGGATATAATTTTGTTGATCATGTTGAAGTGAAAAATGATTTCAATATGAAAGTTGCTTTAGCACAAAAGCCAAAATTCAtatcaatttcaaaataaaaaaattaaaagtaaaaggTGAAAAACAAATAGACGCAGTAGAAATATGATGCGACTTAGATTGTCTAACTAGCCTATGATTATTATGTTCAatttggagatcccacatcgactagagatgaggacaattcattgtatataagtggggtgcaaacataaaaattatgcagataaagaagaaaattgaGAATCAAATTCAAATTGAATTCCCTAGCGACAGTAAGGTAGGAGtaacaaaaaagataaaaaaaaggggGGTTGATATGGTTATGCAGAAAATTAAagtaaatgattaaaaaatagtaaatgaaAGTAGGTTGACCATGAAACTTTTTCAGGAATGCTTCATTGGCTGATAGAGATATATCATTCATTTAACCatctaaacaaaattaaattgacCAAACATGCACCAATCAAAACAATGAAATCTAATAATGTATCCACTAATTTTTTTACTCATCTCCATGCATCTACTTATAAggtttttaattcttttaccTCTTGAATCATGCATCTGAGAGATTATTTAGAATAACGCAAACTAAACAAGAGTTTCAATTACAAATGTAATTAAATCATCAACATACatccaaaaataattttcaaaatagaaattaaaactaaaaaataagaCTTTTTAGTACAttcacaaaatttaaaataaaaattataacataactttcttcacaaaaatatatgtatatattagagtgaaaatatatacataatcaattatatttttaaattcgaAATCTTAGAGAAATCAACACAATCAATTATATCAAATACTGATTATATTGTTATATATAACATATTTATAAAGATACAATTAATTATGTCTTCAATCAattatatctttaatttttattaatattaatatttttatttattataataaaataaataatataatattattaaaaataaaatataatttttaatcatatttattataaactttTCACTTAAATCTACCCATTTCctttaaaaaacaataacatTTTCAACTCTTTTCCCCCCTCTTTTTTAATACTCTTTCCACCCCACCCCCAATCAAAACAAACccaaagtattttttattttgtgttaaaaAGGTAATGTTACACCAAGAAGAGTCATAGGAAGGCTAAAAAGATCACAATCAAAATCTAGTAGGTTATGCACAGTGCACTTTGGATCATTTACCTGAAAAATTTGGGTCATCAACTTAGTGAGACTAAATTTGTGGATCCTTAACCTAGCAAACCTCAAAACCATCCTTTAACACACCAAAATTAAGCATGTGTTTCTTCTATCCAAACATTGACTTAATTTGGTATAACAATAAAAAGAACGAGGCATACACATAGATGTAATTCAAaacttcatataaaaaaattattattttttctatcccacctctaaaattataattttatattatcataataagatttattaaaataaaaaaataatcaaattctttatattttaatatattttgaaaagtatgtattttaatgaattgataaaaaatttatcgaaaagttttgaaaacattGTCCGATTGAATAATTAAGGATTTGATAAAACTTATAGTTAGGTAGTTTGACATCTCTgcatatatattatgaaactGAATTAATTTACTATAAATATGTTTGACGCGTCTCCTTAATCGTCATTTAGTTTAATTAAAAGACCTTTTTCTTTCAGctttgaagaaaatattaataatataaatagtgtaaaataaaatataaataggaaaagaaaagaaaagaaaagaaaagaaaatgaaaggtAGAAAGAGTAACCTAAGTTAGAATaggaggaagaaaaaaaagcaGATCGGGTAGTCCACTCACCAACTCCCACACTGAACCCTTATTTATACGGACTCTCTCCTTCATTCTCCTTCGTCACTCACTctccttctctttctctctaaCCCACATTTCTCTCTTCTTCCTCTCGCTGCGCAGCCATGTCTCTGTCGGTGGAGAAAACCACGACTGGCCGCGAGTACAAGGTCAAGGATCTCTCCCAGGCGGACTTTGGCCGCCTTGAGATCGAGCTTGCCGAGGTCGAGATGCCGGGCCTCATGGCCTGCCGGACTGAGTTCGGCCCATCGCAGCCCTTCAAGGGGGCCCGCATCACCGGCTCCCTCCACATGACCATCCAGACCGCCGTTCTTATCGAGACCCTCACCGCCCTCGGCGCTGAGGTCCGCTGGTGCTCCTGCAACATTTTCTCCACGCAGGACCACGCCGCCGCCGCTATCGCCCGCGACAGCGCCGCGGTCTTCGCTTGGAAGGGAGAAACCCTCCAGGAGTACTGGTGGTGCACCGAGCGCGCTCTTGACTGGGGCCCCGGCGGCGGGCCCGACCTCATCGTCGACGACGGTGGCGACGCTACCCTCCTCATCCACGAGGGTGTCAAGGCCGAGGAGCTGTTCGAGAAAACCGGCGAGCTCCCTGACCCCACCTCCACCGACAACGCGGAGTTCCAGATCGTGCTTACCATCATCAAGGATGGATTGAAGAGCGACCCCACCAGGTACCGCAAGATGAAGCAGCGTCTTGTTGGGGTTTCTGAGGAGACCACCACTGGTGTGAAGAGGCTCTATCAGATGCAGGCCAATGGGACTCTTTTGTTCCCTGCTATTAATGTCAATGACTCTGTCACCAAGAGCAAGGTATTTTTATGTTGCTTCCCGCTCTTTTTTCCCCAGATCTGTTTCTTTTTGCGTGTTTAAATGCTGTGCTCGATTCAGATCTGTCGTTTTTAATGGGTTTTGTGGCATTGGTTAAATGGGTTCTTGAATCTGGTAACTGTTTGACTAATGTTGTGAAAGAAGTTTGGATTGGTGTTCATCTGAAATTAGCTTAATGTTAAGGAATTGATCTGAAACAGCTTTAGTTAACTTTTTACACTGAATTTTACTGTTAACTGCTAAATCCAATTATATACTATATCATTTCAAAATCCGAATCATCTTTTGAAGTTTTCTCCCAAAACTAACTGTACTTTTTCTATAAGTTGTAAGTTGATATGGTTTTTGAAAGCAAGAGGTGGGTCATATTAGATTTTGCTTTTATGGTTTGTGTTTTTGTTAGTTTAACCTTTTGATCTGTGGTTTGTGACAGTTTGACAACTTGTATGGGTGCCGTCATTCTCTCCCTGATGGTCTGATGAGGGCTACTGATGTTATGATTGCGGGGAAGGTGGCTGTTGTGGCTGGATATGGTGATGTTGGGAAGGGTTGTGCTGCTGCATTGAAGCAGGCTGGGGCTCGTGTGATTGTGACTGAGATTGATCCCATCTGTGCCCTCCAGGCTCTCATGGAAGGCCTTCAGGTTCTGACCTTGGAGGATGTTGTATCTGATGCTGATATCTTTGTTACCACCACCGGTAACAAGGACATCATTATGGTTGACCACATGAGGAAAATGAAGAACAATgccattgtttgcaacattggtcACTTTGACAATGAGATCGACATGCTGGGACTGGAGAACTACCCCGGTGTGAAGCGCATCACCATCAAGCCCCAGACTGACAGGTGGGTGTTCCCTGAGACCAACACCGGCATCATTGTGTTGGCTGAGGGTCGTTTGATGAACTTGGGATGTGCCACAGGACACCCCAGTTTTGTGATGTCCTGCTCCTTCACCAACCAGGTGATTGCCCAGCTTGAGCTGTGGAATGAGAAGAGCAGTGGGAAGTATGAGAAGAAGGTATATGTTTTGCCGAAGCACCTTGATGAGAAGGTGGCTGCACTTCACCTTGGGAAGCTTGGAGCTAGGCTCACGAAGCTTAGCAAGGATCAGGCTGATTACATCAGTGTGGCTGTTGAGGGTCCATACAAGCCTACTCACTACAGGTACTAAGGTTGttgtgatgatgatgaatggaGAGCGAAAGCAAAACTGGTTCATGGAGTGGCTTGATTGTTTcattttctttgaattttttgtGCTAGAACTTCACATCCATGGTAGAAGAACAATTGTTTTCTGAATTTTGTAGAACTTATGTTGGAGTGGGTGGGACGGGTACGGGTAATGCGGCCTGTTGGATTCTGTGGTATGAATCCAATTTGGTCTGAAATAAGGCTTGTTTGGTTTGGGGGTTGTGTGCATTTTGGTTTAACTAAATTTCTGTCTCTTTCCACCAGTTTAATATTACATCAAAgataatatcaaattaaaaaaaagttccTACATGAATCCACTATCTATTATATTATTCACAGTTTGTTACATTGTTAAAGTCAAGGGTGTTAATTGTAGGaagagtattttttttactataataaCACGAATGAATAGCTTAATATTGCATcaaagaaaataacaaattaaaaaaagttccTACAGGAATCCACTATCAATTATATTATTCGCAGTTTGTTATATTGTTAAAAGTGAAGGGTTTTAATTGTAGGaagattgtttttttttactataataaCACGAATGAATAGCTTAAGAATCTAAGCATTTTAACTAGGGAGTCGTTGATGCAAAAAtgcatattaaaataatatattttctttgatATTAAAAGTGCAAATTAGATCTTCGATTTTGCCATTATTaccatttatttttatgttcatTATATTGGTATAGGATCCATAACATTTGAAGTAAACAGTATTCCATTCCcttcaaatcaattttttttaatcttgttACCATATGAAAGAAATCAGAGGACCatggattttaattttttaaagaattttttttttgagttcTGTACTTAATTTCTGTACATTACTGGTTTTTATATTGGGTGATTtccaaaatataaaagtaaaaactaACACACCACAAATAGGGTATTATTGAAGTTAAAAAAGGGTATGAAGagtattattgaaattaaaaaaaaaaaatatatgaaggtGCTAGAAGAAAGGTATGAAGCTAGAGAGATAATTTATCATGTATGAGTCATAATTTACCTAGGAAAAAATATGCGTGTTATTATGCAATATGGTTGTTGTATGACTATCTTTAGTGAAATATTAACTACTTTAATTTGTCCTTGTCTTAGGCATTTATACTAGAACATAAATGCTAATTTTAGCGGAATTTGCGTCAAAATAATGGTTGGAAATAATGTAGAGAAGTATGGAATAATAAGCTCCTAAAGTTTGAGAATATAACATTTTGTTAGtatgtttttaaattgaataaaattcGTCTAAACAACCTGaatttttttagattaaaaatggaaaaactcttcttttttgTTCAGATTAGAgacaaaaccaaaagaaaaaatcTGCAGAAGAAAATGATCAGAACACCATTACTTCTtgaatctttttcttttttaatttcttctcCTTCAATTCTTGGTCTTTGAttatttcttctttgtttttcttgttattGAATCTTCTTCTTGAATCTTCTTGTATCACTCACTGTGAAATAATCTGTTACGTACGTATAACCAATTTTCTCTTACCTAGATACATGATATTCAATCTATGtgatattaattatatataaacattttcCAATCCTTGTGATAAGCATTGTTCCCGTGAGATTAAATGTACATGAAAAAGTAGCCAGCTAGATGTAAATACAGATAGCAGTTTATAACATTTTCGCTCCTTTTCCCCATATGGATCTCTCTGCTTCTAAAGGTTGGTAAATGTACAAAGTATAGTAACGCTTACAATGTATGGTGGTTGGAGCATGTGAATTGGAACAAACAAAATGAAAGCGGTAAGAGCGTGTGATGACAGGAAGGAGCATTTTCTATGAAAGGGATGGGGATGGATCACTTTATCAGAAAATAGAGAAGTTGAGGCAGTAGCtgaaaaaagataaaagaggTGTTTGTGAGAGTAAAGACGAACCAAAAACTTTTGGTGTTTTGTAACAAAATGTtagattttcaagtacatatagaagtatttttttttactattttgtcttagttttttaaactttattttgtgtttgagtttggacaatatatattttgatataaatttaaatttagttatataCGTATAAGTTGTGAAAtgttatattcatttatttgttttatttattaaaaaaatattttattaaacataaataaataaagacatTTGACATAAACCAAAAACACATGTTATGATGaatgagtaaaaaaaaaaaaaatggtattttaTGAAGATTTTGAGACTCATAATATTTTTACGGATGTTCTGAAATCTATAATAGTTTATAAATGTCTTGACTCTTGTTATTACGAAGTGaattttaaacctaactcaaccctataaaaTCAGTTCATGAAGTGAGGTTtgtatctatttatatataataaattgtccttatctctagttgatgtgaaaTCTCCAACACTCGTGATTTTGTAAGGAGGTTTTGaaacttataatattttacaaaGACTTTGAAACTCATAATATTTTATGAAGACTCTGAAACTCATGGTAGTTAATGTGAAGTTAAATGTTAACTTTTttgaagtttaattttttttgaaaaacatgttctcaataaatgatttaataaaaattttatcttttagtatggttaatttattttttcttctaatgtTCTATTCAATCTCCTTTTAAAACCAACTACACCTACCTATGACaaaggaaaataatttaaaagacaaGTAATCTAAAATGtatctaaaattattattaaaaattgtaaaacaaagtaaatacgctaaaataaattgtttagttGAAATAACTATGTCTCACAAAGAGTAGACAAATCGGGCAGCAAAGATTTCTTTTTAACAAAAGCCAAAATGATCCACCAAATGCTTTTAATACGATTATCACCAAATAAAACTACTGAAAATGTAAATTCACCAATGAACACATAACCGGGTGGAACCCACTAGAATTCTGAAGTTGGTGATTGAATTGGCCCAAAATCAtgcttcatttatttatttacttttctaTGGATCAAAGCATCACAGGAACTGGTTGTGCCCCACTGACCTAATTTCTCAATTGAAAAAATTCTCTCACCATGTGTGAATCCAATTTCCAAAACAAATTACATACTTTCCTTCACGAATTTAATCCAAAGACATGGGTCCACTGCAAATTcaacaaatttcatttttttcttctcccatttcattttcattttccacGTGCCAGATAGTGCTTGCAATTAATGGCACCGAAATGAAAGAAAAACTTGCTGCAGTGTTTTCAAGCATGAGTTCAATAacaatctctttttttttatatatttattttcgtTTATCTCAAGCTTTGTTTTCTCCTTATTTGTCAAACTCGTTCTTGAACATAAAAAACACGTTTTCTAGCTTTTATGGTTATTTTTTCACAGGGTTTTTTAAGAGAGCAATTCCTATCCGAATAATTTATCGATTAGGATTCAACCATGTTCACTCCAATCGTCAATCTCCGTTTCACTCATTTCTTTTTACATGAACACGAATCGTATCTCGAATTATTGAAATTCCTAGTGTAGGTTTCGAAATCAGGATCAAGAACAATTGACATCACAATCAAAGAAGGCACCAACAAAATTTGATTCTTGAGCATAAACAAAGAACACGAACAACAAAAACAACATTTAAGTTGTGCAAAACAGAAAAACACGAATTTGCTAGTTGCACCACCACAAAATTTTGGAAAAGTTACAAAATCCCAAAACTAACCTTGGAAATATTGGACCTAAGCACTGGTTATCAAATGATGGAAAACTAACTACATATAGGatcattttcaaaaaaattcataGACCAATTGACAAAACCAAAAATACGAAAGGGATAAGAGGTGAAAAAACTCCAATCTACCTCGAGTAGAGAGAAATTGATGAATAAAGTAAGATTCTCCATTTTAAATTGGAGACTTAAGGGTCAAAATCAAAAGTTCTAATGAAGAACTTAGAGAGGATTCTCACttgattcaaaatttcaaaataaaaaaaattctaactaCAAGAATCTACAAAAAGACTTATATACTAGGGATCTTGTATGCATGGCCCAAACACTACTAAGACCCATCCAACAAGCCTATTAAAAACTAGAGTTTAGCAAATCTTCAATTAcaagaaaaatagaaatatgTACAAcgtccaataaaaaaaaattataaggacCAACAAAAAAGtatacaaaaatacaaaacttCTATTCTAGCTCCAAGTCTACTTCATGGTCTCTAAGAAGGTGCAATCCATGTTTTCTCACAAATACTGGGGTTTATACCATGTTCAGAGTGGCTTTGACCTATTGAGGTCAACTAAGGCCCAACCTTGCATCTTTCAGTCATAGTGCTAGTTGTTGGTTCTTGGTCACGAGTCTTCCATTATTCCATTCCTCTGGAAAATGATTTGTCATCAAATTTCTAGGTTTGCCTCATCATTtgtattacaaagtggactttaagcctatctcaaccccataaaaccggctcatagggttgaggtttgcacccacttatatacaatcaaaggctctaatctctagacgatgtgggatctccaacacatccaacacacccccctcacgccgagactgccaactcgtgcgtgggactatatattatgggtggttcgatagcggcccgatagcgggtggcctgataagcccaacaaacactcgttaggataggctcgaaatggctctgataccatattacaaagtggactttaagcctaactcaaccccataaaaccggctcatagggttgaggtttgcacccacttatatacaatcaaaggctctaatctctagacgatgtgggatttccaacaaTTTGTACCATCTATAAAAGGCATAAGATCTCTCATATTAAAAGTAGCATTCAATGCATATTCATTAggaatatataatatatatgttatcattgatcctcttgaggacttggaagaAAACATTACCCGAAGGGTtgagtttggacttcctttgttTGGAAAACATATCTTTGCGTAAGTGAAGTCAAACCCAATCTCCTTCCTCAAATATGACTTCTCTCTTCCTTTATTGTGTTTATTTCATGTATCTCTCTCTTTGATGTTGTATATGAGTTTTAACCTTCTCATGTAGTTTCTTTGCAATTCAACGTTACATACTCATTTCTTGTGAATAAAATCATTAAGGTTAGGGAGAGGTGTCAAGTCTAAAGGAGTAAGAGGGTTAAAATCatacacaacctcaaaaggagagaTCCTAGTAGTCTTATGGaatactctattgtatgcaaaCTCAATATAGGGAAAGATACTCATCTCAAGATTTGTGATTGTCTTATAGGATTGCCTTTAACATAGTGGGGAGAGATTTGTTTACTACCTTTGTTTTTTCATTGGTTGTTTTTTCTGAATTCAGAATTATAATTGAATTTCAATTAGTTGTTTCTATTATGGAAATATCTTAATCGATTGAAATCTCAAAGAACTTCATTATAAACATACTTTTAAAGAAATTTTTGAAAGTTCAATTGAACCCTTCTTGAACTTGACCTATCTTTTTAACAACAAGAAATACAAATTTGGTTGCAATTTTATTTACATGCTCAATTCATTTATGTTTCATGATTAATTCAATTGCTATTTATATTTCCATTCATGCTCTATTTTACATTATCAATTTTTAGGTTTATGCACTTTccgttttttattatttacattttttccTACAATTTGCATTTCAACcatttattttagtttacaTTCATTTACTTTTCTTGCACTTTATATTTCAACCATTTACTTTCATATAATTTACTTTTGGatgttctttttctttctcgCTCTTACTAAGTATAACCATTAGTAAGCGATTGTTGACTAAACCGTCACGGGTCACTCATATTAAACCCATCACCCAATTCActaaaaattgattaattagGATTTGATCTAATTGTAAATAAAATCTAACCCAATTTAATTCGATGAGATTGAGTCTAATTAAGTCCTCTGGTAACTCGATCCGATCCTAGAAGACTTCTAcctttttttataacaaataataaaaaatagtattaatataaataaaattatatcaataataaattaatatttatgttaaatattgaagaaattattttttatttctcttgaACCAAACTATGcttcttttttttcactttttctacATTCATATATTCTCCCTCGTTTTCTCTATTTAGCTTGAAGTTTATATTTAGATATCTAAAGTAACAGATAATTGCACAatcaaaataaatcaaatatcaTAATATGAATCAATAAAGGAAGGTCTTGCATCGTtcataatatgttttaaattgttGTGTTGTGTGATGTAATATGCCTCGGCACCAGTGAATTTCCAATTCATGGTCGTTACTACCCACCCACCTACCACCGAACAAAGCGGCGCCTAGTAACTTCAAGTAAGACAATTTTGTTCTCTTCGACATCTACAAGGAGCCACCACTACTCCTCCTTAATCATTTTCATGGTACAATGTCTTAGGCCACTCTTCTGCAATTTTATGCTTCTCTGTGTTTTCCTTCTCCAATAATCACCAAATGGCCATAATTCCCTTCACCTACAGCCATACTCGAACCTTCTCTAATCCTCATTATGCACTTCCCCTCTTCCACTCATGCACCAATTTCACTAGGATCACATTTTCTCCCACAAATTATGGTGCTGCCCTTGCCCCCTCTTCTCCACTCTCTCACTTTCGCGTATTTTGCCGATCTGAGGTAATTCTTGGCTACCCTTTTGCTCCAACATGTTCATTTGGATCCCAGTTTTTTAAACCGAGCATTAAAAATTCAACTTTCATTATTATACATACATATGAATGTCTAAGAATGTCATTAGTTAAGAGTATTGATATTACTTACTCTATCTTCATTCATCTTAGACCAGTTAAATCCATGTTTTCCCCTTTGAATATCATGGCATCAGTTGATTTGAGAGGTATGAAATTGACGAATCATTAGCTAAGATATCTCTCGTGTATCAAACAACTAGGACAATCAATTTAGCTAGTGTGTATGTGTTTAGAGAGTGCAgatcataatattatttttttatgatattcttCTGCATGTAGACAGAGACATTGGAGATAAGAAGGTGTGCCCCTTTTCTAGAAAGTTCATTACTTCTT encodes:
- the LOC137806461 gene encoding adenosylhomocysteinase, translated to MSLSVEKTTTGREYKVKDLSQADFGRLEIELAEVEMPGLMACRTEFGPSQPFKGARITGSLHMTIQTAVLIETLTALGAEVRWCSCNIFSTQDHAAAAIARDSAAVFAWKGETLQEYWWCTERALDWGPGGGPDLIVDDGGDATLLIHEGVKAEELFEKTGELPDPTSTDNAEFQIVLTIIKDGLKSDPTRYRKMKQRLVGVSEETTTGVKRLYQMQANGTLLFPAINVNDSVTKSKFDNLYGCRHSLPDGLMRATDVMIAGKVAVVAGYGDVGKGCAAALKQAGARVIVTEIDPICALQALMEGLQVLTLEDVVSDADIFVTTTGNKDIIMVDHMRKMKNNAIVCNIGHFDNEIDMLGLENYPGVKRITIKPQTDRWVFPETNTGIIVLAEGRLMNLGCATGHPSFVMSCSFTNQVIAQLELWNEKSSGKYEKKVYVLPKHLDEKVAALHLGKLGARLTKLSKDQADYISVAVEGPYKPTHYRY